Within the Anguilla rostrata isolate EN2019 chromosome 6, ASM1855537v3, whole genome shotgun sequence genome, the region GCCGTTTAGACTAAAACAAATCTGCCGGACGACGTCTTGGTGTGTTAGCCTGCATGATacttgcatttatgtatttattaatttattcattagatatttattttgctactGAACGTACTGGAACACGTAACAGCAAATGGTTTGATTCTCTTTGGCGGTGAATTGCATCAGGTAAAAAGTGCCCGTGCTGTAAGGCTGCAGTCTTGTGCTCAGGCCGGTATCTCCGGGCCAGCCTGTCTCCGGTGGTCTGTCTCTCCTACGGGCGCGTTCTCGCGTCTGCCGGTTTGGTGAATAACGCGAAGCCTCCTGGGCCCTGTTCCTTGCCTCCTAGACGGGACTCTCCGGTTCTTCCTGGATCGCCAAACCCGCCGTTTCCACATGCCTCCCTCTCCTCTAGACGACAGAATAGTGGTGGCGTTGAGGCCGATCCGACCGCAGGAACTGAAGCTCCGCCTGGACACCGCCCGCTACCTGGACTCCGTCTCCCACGGCAGCGGCCAGACGCTGATCAGCACCACGGTGGTGGAGATCCGGGCGACCGAGCTGAGTTATATGCCCTCGTCCAGCGGCTCGACCCGCTCCTTGTCCTGTGGCTGCAGCAGCGTCAGCTGCTGTGCGGTGAGCACGTACGAGAAGGGCGGGGCGGcgagggtgagcgtgagcagCCCCAATCTGAGCTCCGCCGTGTGCCTGCCCCCCGGCGCCCCCCCCATGGTCAACAACAGCGAtgccctgactccgcccctctccgcgcccctggccccgcccgccgtccggcccccctcccccgtccggGTCATCTACCCCAACGAGCTGGCCCGCAAGATGACCCGCTCCTACAAGGGCCCCCAGCCGGGGCCGCCCGCGCCCGTCATCATCGACTGTCGGCCCTTCATGGAGTACAACAAGTGCCACATCCGCGGGGCGGTGCACATCAACTGCTCGGACAAGATCAGCCGGCGCCGGCTGCAGCAGGGCAAGATCACGGTGCTGGACCTGCTGTCCTGCCGCGAGGGCCGGGACTCCTTCAAAGGGCTCTTCTCCAAAGACATCGTGGTGTACGACGAGAGCACCAGCGAGCCCAGCCGGGCCGCGCCCTCCCAGGGAGCGCCCTCCCAGCCCCTGCAGGTCGTCCTGGAGTCGCTGCGGCGGGAAGGCAAGGACCCCATCGTGCTGAAAGGTACGGGTTCGACTGAGTTTTGGGATTATTACTGAAAGGTAACAGGTTCCTCTCAGTTTTGGGATTATTACTGAAAGGTAACGGGTTCAGATGAGTTTTGGGATCATTACTGAAAGGTACAGAGTCGAGCTCGGAGCTTTGGGATTATTACTGAAAGGTAGAGGCCTCACTCTGTGTTTTGCGATtactattaaaaaaacaaacagaagaagcaAAGCAGCTCACTGTTTAATCCCAAACTGTAGAGGGTACAATAACATGCTAAAGAATTTACTCTGATAggagtacattttaaatgttagagTACCTTTAACCATGTGGACTTGTGGAAGCTCTGTTGGAGTCAAATGAACACTGAAGCGTTTACTGTGCGGTGTGGGGAACTACAGTACCCTTAATCTGACTGAGAATGAAAGGAAAGTTAGAGTAAGATAGTTTTTAAACTGCAGCGGGTGGGAGGGTGGTGAGTGGGCAGGAGCCGGTGCTGATTGGCCGGTCTGAAGAGCGGTTTTGTGGAGAAAAGGCCACATTGCACAGTGGCTGTTTTAGTCACGTTTTTTTGTAATGGCTGAAAGTGGGTGGTGAGCTCATCTGCTGGAGTGGGCTCAGTTACCCTGCACGTGCACAGGGAGCTCTATACACCTCGCTCTTATCAaactacactacagtacatcCACAGCGCTCTTATCAaactacactacagtacatcCACAGCGCTCTTATCAaactacactacagtacatcCACAGCGCTCTTATCAaactacactacagtacatcCACAGCGCTCTTATCAAACTACACTACAGTTTGTCCACAGCGCTCTTATCAAACTGCACTACAGTATATCCACAGCGCTCATATCCAGCTGAACTACAGTACATCCACAGCGCTCTTATCAaactacactacagtacatcCACAGTGTTCTTATCAaactacactacagtacatcCCCAGCGCTCTTATCAaactacactacagtacatcCCCAGCGCTCTTATCAaactacactacagtacatcCACAGCGCTCTTATCAaactacactacagtacatcCACAGCGCTCTTATCAaactacactacagtacatcCACAGCGCTCTTATCAaactacactacagtacatcCACAGCGCTCATATCCAGCTGAACTACAGTACATCCACAGCGCTCTTATCAaactacactacagtacatctCCAGGGCTCTTATCAAACTACACTACAAGTACATCCCCAGCGCTCTTATTAAACTACACCATACTAAAGTACATCCACAGTGCTCATGTCCAGCTGAACTAAAGTACATCCAGGGCACTCACTAGTGCAGTCCATTTCCGTGTGATCCTCAGCCTGGCAGTATGGAGGTGTGGATCGGCTCTTTGGTCAAATGGCCGCGGCGTCTTTTTTTGGACGTGTGCGTTTTGGCTCTGCGTCGCAGGGTAAACGCGGACAGCGTACGTGTCTTTCTTATTTTGGGTGTTGCTGTCGTTGTTGTACTAAAGCAGTAAAGTGATGTTCTAATTTGGGGATGTTGGAGATGAGTAGAGGGGTgttggaggggtggaggaggggtgttggaggggtggaggagcaCACGCGCTGTTCTCTGTACAGTTTCGGGAGAAGCACAGTTGTGCTACAGTAGGAGATGTTTGCTTCACTCTCCAAAAAATTGTATCCCATCCTACCCATCCTCAAAGCATGCAAGTAGTGACTTCCCCCAAATTGCATACCctgccccaacacacacacaggaaatagTGGGAGCTGTGACAGGATTGGATGGCTGTGCTGTgacataaaggaaaaaaaactttttttttctctcttcattttttcagtgaTCTGAAAGCGGTGTGTGGGTTCGGTTGGGACTGATCATGCTTCagagctcaggtgtgtgtgtatgtgagtgtgtgagtaggtgtgtgtgtgtgtgtgagagtgtgtgagtaggtgcgtgtgtgtgtgtgtgtttgtgtttgtgtgtgagtgtgtgtgtgtgagtgtgagagtgtgtgagtaggtgcgtgtgtgtgtgtgagtgtgagagtgtgtgagtaggtgcgtgtgtgtgtgtgtgttgtgttgtgtgtgtgtgtgtgtgtgtggtggtgatgtgAGAGGTGtagtggtgcgtgtgtgtgtgtgtgtgtgtgttgtgtgtgtgtgttagtggggtgtgtttggtgtgtgtgtgtgtgtgtgtgtgtgagagtgtgtgtgtgtgtgtggtgtgtgtgtgtgtgtgtgtgagtgtgagagtgtgtgagtaggtgcgtgtgtgtgtgtgtgtttgtgtatgtgtgtgagtgtgttagtgtgtgtgtgtgtgtgtgagagtgtgtgagtaggtgtgtgtgtgtgtgtgtgtatgtgtgtgagtgtgttagtgtgtgtgtgtttgtgtggtgggTGGCACACTCTTCCCTGGCATGGTGGAGTGTTTGGGCAGTCATGTTGGTAAAAGtccaggtgtttttttccctctatttGCTGGATTGGCAGCATCGCGGCAGGAGATTCAGATCTGGCCACCCTGCTCTGCTAATTACAGTGTCTGGTTTGTAAAAGGGCTTTTTCTTACTCAACCTGGCCACCGCTTTTGGACTGGAACGGTCACTTATTCAATTTAAGTGATGTATTCTTACATTTTCCAAATTCATGAAcgggaaaataatgaaatttccTTTCTTCTGGCTCAGCGTCTGTGTTCTGCAATGGATGTTATGTCACACAGCATTGCTAGGTACTcgcttctgattggtcaatggCCAGTCACTATTTCTGTGTTACAGCTGCTGTATAATCACCTGTTTCACTGATTCACACCTGAACCCTCCACACTTTACCTGTTCAGGCCACAGGAACAGCGGATGCTCCAAACCCGGCTGTCTGTGTCCCAAAAGGTCCCCTTTTAACACGACACACTTCACAATAAatgtgcagtttattttttcgGACTGCCCTGATGGAggcatcttttttttaaccaaaacgTTAGTTAATGAACTTGACAAACCACCTGAGTGTGCGGCTTTCTGATTGCTCGTTCTGATCTGTGAACTAGATGGTTTTTTCAGAGCAATAATGGGCGGAAgctttaaatgtacaaatatgcGAAATACATGCGATTTAAGCATGATTTTGTACAGGCATTGATTCCTGTGTGAGGTTGCTGTGGGGTAAGCTGGGTGCCGTACGGCAAGCTCGTCAGttgtttgaaaatgaggtcCTTTGGGGTGATGGAGCCCCCTCAGCTGCCTTTTGGGGTCACGCCACCCTGTCTGAGGTTATTTTGAAGTTACTGACTCACTCGCTGTACATTCACACTTAATTAATTTCAAGCTTCGCCTCTGATTGGCCGCCCACTGAATTAACACACTGCTGATTGGTTCAAACGTTAATCACCATGATGCTGTTTATGTGGACAACAGTGTCTCTAAGAGACAAATCTGTAGGGGGCAGTATCTTTTTCTTTCAGGATGAAAATAACTCTTAATACCGTAAATTGTGCTTTCTTTGGCTCTTTATGTGTAAAGACTGCTCAGCGTTTTTAAATTGAAGGGGATGGGTTAGGGTCCTGTCCAGACAGGCTCTGTCTGGTCCAGTCTGGTTTGGTTTTATTCTGTACAGTCCGGTCCAGTATTGTATGGTCTGGTCGATATGGTCCAGTGTGGTCTGGCCGGCTTGGTCCAGTGTGGTCCGGAAGCAGCTCATTGGCACAGATTCCGTTCCATTCATTTCCATTGGCTGGGGAGGGTCTGTGTGCAGCCTCATGAGCTCTCATGTTTTATCACCAGCACTAGGGATCGTTTTCTAATCCTTGTTTTATGCGTAGCAACATTATATAACCTGTTTTTTGCTTTATAGCTATTTCTGATTCTGTTTTTGGTTTCTGAATATCATAAACAAGTGCAGGAATAATTTTTTGATTTACGGTTTTATGAAAACAGAGATTAATAATCCATAAATTGGTTGGAGATGATACAGAGGTAAGGAATAGTGTTGTAGCTGAAACTGTATGACTGAATAAAACCAGCTTCTCTTAACAGAGGGACAAAAGGGACACAAGCTTTTAGGAGAGTTGGTTAATTATGTTAACTGTATAAAACTAGCTTCTCTTAACAGTGTAACAGCATTAGCTTTTAGGAGAGCTGGTTAATTATGTTAACTGTATAAAACTAGCTTCTCTTAACAGTGTAACAGCATTAGCTTTCAGGAGAGCTGGTTAATTATGTTAACTGTATAAAACTAGCTTCTCTTAACAGTGTAACAGCATTAGCTTTAGGAGAGCTGGTTGATCACGTGAGCTGGTATTTCAGTGGcgttggctgcagtgtgtgagtcacTGTGTTTCTGTTCTTGCTGTAACGCTCTATCTCtaagccacttcctgttttcataaGGAGACTCAAAAGTGGTAAAGTCATGGTGAATTTTCCCCACTCCAGACTGCTTTAGACCAGTTCAGTTTtgacacccccccacctcaccccctgTTTTTTAACAGGGATAATTATTTTGATACTTGTGTTGTACAGAGTGCAGccgttgtgttgtgtttggttaAAAGCAGTGAGGGTGCGGGCCTGTtggcctcctctccctctgcgaAGTGCCAACATGATGGCAGGAGCTGAAAGTGAAAGAGTGACAGAGTGCACAAATGAAAGAGTGAAAGACAAAAACACTTCAAGGTACTTTTCTCTGTGAGGTTGTGAGCAATGACGGGGGCTGTGCTGGTGTTCAGCTGCGTTTGTCTGCTGGTGTTCAGCTGCGTGTGACTGCTGGTGTTCAGCTGCGTTTGACTGCTGGTGTTCAGCTGCGTGTGACTGCTGGTGTTCAGCTGCGTTTGGCTGCTGGTGTTCAGCTGCGTGTGACTGCTGGTGTTCAGCTGCGTTTGGCTGCTGGTGTTCAGCTGCGTGTGACTGCTGGTGTTCAGCTGCGTTTGGCTGCTGGTGTTCAGCTGCGTGTGACTGCTGGTGTTCAGCTGCGTGTGACTGCTGGTGTTCAGCTGCGTGTGACTGCTGGTGTTCAGCTGCGTTTGTCTGCTGGTGTTCAGCTGCGTGTGACTGCTGGTGTTCAGCTGCGTTTGACTGCTGGTGTTCAGCTGCGTTTGTCTGCTGGT harbors:
- the dusp10 gene encoding dual specificity protein phosphatase 10 isoform X1 encodes the protein MCIADGTLRFFLDRQTRRFHMPPSPLDDRIVVALRPIRPQELKLRLDTARYLDSVSHGSGQTLISTTVVEIRATELSYMPSSSGSTRSLSCGCSSVSCCAVSTYEKGGAARVSVSSPNLSSAVCLPPGAPPMVNNSDALTPPLSAPLAPPAVRPPSPVRVIYPNELARKMTRSYKGPQPGPPAPVIIDCRPFMEYNKCHIRGAVHINCSDKISRRRLQQGKITVLDLLSCREGRDSFKGLFSKDIVVYDESTSEPSRAAPSQGAPSQPLQVVLESLRREGKDPIVLKGGLSSFRQNHENLCDNSLHLQEALDSGGAAGISGGGAPPSLPSTPDIENAELTPILPFLFLGNEQDAQDLELMQRLNIGYVLNVTTHLPLFHYERGALSYKRLPATDSNKQNLRQYFEEAFEFIEEAHQAGQGLLIHCQAGVSRSATIVIAYLMKHTWMTMTDAYKFVKARRPIISPNLNFMGQLLEFEEDLNNGVTPRILIPKLMGLETIV
- the dusp10 gene encoding dual specificity protein phosphatase 10 isoform X2; translation: MPPSPLDDRIVVALRPIRPQELKLRLDTARYLDSVSHGSGQTLISTTVVEIRATELSYMPSSSGSTRSLSCGCSSVSCCAVSTYEKGGAARVSVSSPNLSSAVCLPPGAPPMVNNSDALTPPLSAPLAPPAVRPPSPVRVIYPNELARKMTRSYKGPQPGPPAPVIIDCRPFMEYNKCHIRGAVHINCSDKISRRRLQQGKITVLDLLSCREGRDSFKGLFSKDIVVYDESTSEPSRAAPSQGAPSQPLQVVLESLRREGKDPIVLKGGLSSFRQNHENLCDNSLHLQEALDSGGAAGISGGGAPPSLPSTPDIENAELTPILPFLFLGNEQDAQDLELMQRLNIGYVLNVTTHLPLFHYERGALSYKRLPATDSNKQNLRQYFEEAFEFIEEAHQAGQGLLIHCQAGVSRSATIVIAYLMKHTWMTMTDAYKFVKARRPIISPNLNFMGQLLEFEEDLNNGVTPRILIPKLMGLETIV